In Danaus plexippus chromosome 6, MEX_DaPlex, whole genome shotgun sequence, a single window of DNA contains:
- the LOC133320853 gene encoding pancreatic triacylglycerol lipase-like, with protein sequence MKILAAISFFVAVCADSTIPVVPGDNSHYVEGVSRYIWMPDGEGNPLLVDLHAPVPVDFLLSRKGKDNKYFLYTRQNRNDYQALVKGDVNSIRNSNYRDDRPTKVITHGWMHNGKTELMKQLKEAFLDDADVNVIVLDWSSTARNFYSLAVRAVPDVGVQLAQFLDFVFDTAGGNWDNVHLVGHSLGAHVMGNAGRAASSRPMRVTGLDPAGPQWGGNAKALNRSSATYVESIHTDGGVLGIFDPISHADFYPNGGRSFQPGCFTNSCSHSRAVLLFASSLRSNHLQGRLCADLNEARRNKCTGSPFVMGTSQLSKRGTGLYALATGAKYPY encoded by the exons atgaagatATTGGCCGcaataagtttttttgtgGCAG TTTGTGCTGACAGCACTATCCCCGTCGTGCCAGGGGATAACAGTCACTACGTGGAAGGTGTCAGCCGTTACATCTGGATGCCTGATGGTGAAGGAAATCCTCTCCTCGTAGATCTTCACGCTCCCGTTCCTGTCGATTTTCTCCTAAGTAGAAAGGGAAAGGACAACAAATACTTTCTATATACAAG ACAAAACCGCAACGATTATCAAGCACTTGTTAAAGGAGACGTAAACTCAATTCGCAATTCTAACTACCGGGATGATAGACCAACGAAAGTTATTACTCATGGTTGGATGCACAACGGAAAAACTGAGTTGATGAAACAACTCAAAGAAGCTTTCCTTGATGACGCTGatgttaatgttattgttCTGGATTGGAGTTCCACTGCTAGGAATTTTTATAGCTTAGCAGTGCGAGCCGTCCCTGACGTGGGCGTACAGTTAGCACAATTTCTTGATTTTGTTTTCGATACAGCCGGTGGCAACTGGGATAATGTTCATTTAGTTGGCCACAGTTTGGGAGCTCACGTGATGGGCAATGCTGGTCGCGCAGCTTCCTCCCGCCCTATGCGCGTTACAG GTTTAGACCCAGCTGGACCACAGTGGGGTGGTAACGCTAAAGCACTAAATCGTAGCTCTGCCACATACGTTGAGTCCATTCACACAGATGGTGGTGTTCTCGGTATCTTTGATCCTATTTCCCACGCTGATTTCTACCCGAATGGAGGAAGGAGTTTTCAGCCTGGCTGTTTCACAAATTCCTGCTCCCATAGTCGTGCCGTATTACTATTTGCTTCCAGTCTCAGATCAAACCACTTACAAGGTCGTTTGTGTGCAGACTTAAACGAGGCTCGAAGAAACAAATGTACTGGTTCCCCGTTTGTGATGGGCACCTCCCAACTTTCCAAAAGAGG TACCGGTCTCTACGCTCTAGCCACGGGTGCCAAATATCCTTACTGA
- the LOC116778708 gene encoding pancreatic triacylglycerol lipase-like encodes MKLFAVVSFFVAVCAESTIPVVPGDNSHYVEGVSRYIWMPDGEGNPLLVDLHAPVPVDFLLTRKGKDNKYFLYTRQNRKDYQVLVKGDVNSISNSNYRDDRPTKIITHGWMSNGKTKWIKQLKDAFLDDADVNVIILDWSSAAIGLYTSAVHAVPDVGVHVARLLDFVFDTAGGNWDNVHLVGHSLGAHVMGNAGRAASSRPMRVTGLDPAGPQWGGNAKALNRSSATYVESIHTDGGVLGIFDPISHADFYPNGGRSFQPGCFTNFCSHSRSQSLFTSTLRSNHLQGRLCADLDEARRNECTGPPFVMGNSELSKRGSGLYALSTGSRYPY; translated from the exons ATGAAGTTATTCGCCGTAGTTAGTTTTTTTGTGGCag ttTGTGCTGAAAGCACTATCCCTGTCGTGCCAGGGGATAACAGTCACTACGTGGAAGGTGTCAGCCGTTACATCTGGATGCCTGATGGTGAAGGAAATCCTCTCCTCGTAGATCTTCACGCTCCCGTCCCTGTCGATTTCCTTCTAACTAGAAAGGGAAAGGACAACAAATACTTTCTATATACAAG ACAAAACCGCAAGGATTATCAAGTCCTCGTTAAAGGGGACGTAAACTCAATTAGCAATTCTAACTACCGGGATGATAGACCGACGAAAATTATAACTCATGGATGGATGAGCAACGGAAAAACTAAATGGATAAAACAACTAAAAGATGCTTTCCTTGATGACGCTGATGTTAATGTTATCATCCTGGACTGGAGTTCCGCTGCTATTGGTTTATACACCTCAGCAGTCCACGCCGTTCCTGATGTGGGCGTACATGTAGCACGATTACTCGATTTTGTCTTCGATACAGCCGGAGGCAACTGGGATAATGTTCATTTAGTTGGCCACAGTTTGGGAGCTCACGTAATGGGCAATGCTGGTCGCGCAGCTTCCTCCCGCCCTATGCGCGTTACAG GTTTAGACCCAGCTGGACCACAGTGGGGTGGTAACGCTAAAGCACTAAATCGTAGCTCTGCCACATACGTTGAGTCCATTCACACAGATGGTGGTGTTCTCGGTATCTTTGATCCTATTTCCCACGCTGATTTCTACCCGAATGGCGGAAGGAGTTTTCAGCCTGGCTGTTTCACAAATTTCTGCTCCCACAGTCGTTCTCAATCATTATTTACTTCCACTCTTAGATCAAATCACTTGCAAGGTCGATTGTGTGCAGATTTAGACGAGGCTCGAAGAAATGAATGTACTGGTCCCCCATTTGTGATGGGTAACTCTGAACTTTCTAAAAGAGG ATCCGGTCTCTACGCTCTTTCCACGGGTTCAAGATATCCTTACTGA